One window of the Pradoshia eiseniae genome contains the following:
- a CDS encoding bifunctional glycosyltransferase/CDP-glycerol:glycerophosphate glycerophosphotransferase — protein MKDWKVKNRNITRAIERLEWNEHTLVIEGYAYLNDSNMDRKDTIEKYAFLINTHTGEKTSSISLKSIKRTDISFVYGEEGDFDWSGYSISIDFDEFQKLDFLEGSYAVGIEYRKNGKIIEKFLVGSPIVDSLSFIPRQFMNRSVINADVNEESDFIIAILPIRAAIEDVNYLAGDIQLTGWISGTNRYEEVILQNDHTEYMLPIEINENSEAEFSKLRLSISPDMLDKLNASNELSCYLSGPDGKVPLFYDKDSFFIEEINGAEIVIMNKENGGLTIGQSNIHVPVLSEISWRETQADIGVRYPSSEVKKVSSLVLKHHSSNKMLEFDVFAQEASGDFSLIHAVIDLQNQKNQVPLNIGEWSIYLKIHSNLDDFVLTPLLYGLNKPGTTESSYLKFAIRKNPNGTSKLTVSHSTIRRLNPKISVILPVYNVEEYLEECLESLVAQSMKDFEVIMVDDGSLDGSRDIMAEYSNTYHNFIAIYKENGGLGHARNYGVSYASGDYIIFMDSDDYIADKAYELLLNSAENSGSDIVIGNVRRFNSTREFASGLHRKVFKETIIGTHITKNQELMYDTTAWNKLYKKSFWDEHQFAFPEGILYEDIPVTIPAHFLSKSTDILSEVIYYWRARDGASKSITQQRDQLKNFTDRLAVVKMVDSFFKGQEIDKELKIEKDYKVLNVDILLYLNSLDEVDEEYKQIFIQSVSDYLGKVDPTALERLNAIDRLKYHLIKEKNLEQLLEVLRFQKEELRKTKIFRDRDRYYGNYPFMEKLPKSIFDVTDELQVQRQIDQLRWRHNKLIISGYAYIDKIDMKRKSSVEMDAYIHNPESGKKVALKIENIKRPDVTHKKGIDINSAIPLKRLYNYHWSGFNITIDFDNPEIADFGEGRQEVWLTLKVGTISRTFRVGGPIAGKKPRPGMGVTSAQRIFPKYNAAWDLVIETSDVFSIINTITQSTNKLLINGWTELPVEESKVVMIDWARNISKSYPIHPMAIKAEEEKQIFTNRMKNGFSAEISLKDLNLHNSSKDWSAYMFHGRKRYPLTLMSKAKNMPTLIVGSSETQINMNPAGNMNIKFKKVAPYVKSCLFDNGRLLLEIRMHKSMMNEFDKINQQTVYLVSRGSGTKHNLSILNQESDGEYHVISCELDILSGGVAILEPGRWDLFITLDGKKGDAQKISRNRVEVRKSLSSLNKSKVISGLSITPYITDKGNFSFKVLLHWNKIERGPRRQEVIQKVLYPLFRLLPMSKKTVIFESYWGKSYSCNPRALYQYMSKEYKDYQYVWFFKNENIHVDGNAKKVRINSIKYYYYLARAKYFINNANFPDVYEKRRGAVEVQTLHGTPLKTMGLDVPGETDTKEKLEKFLNRCNRWDYLVSPSSYVSDISKRAFKFDRQLLEFGFPRNDMLKRNWSDEEIMAIKNKFHIPLDKKIVMYAPTWRVKKGFQLELNLDKMQEALGDEYVVLLRLHYFISSSINVNKYKGFVYDLSSHNDIQELYLLADLLITDYSSVMFDYANLNRPILFFTYDLEAYRDNLRGLYIDFEEEAPGPLLRDTEEIIDAIKNLDKVQAEYEIKFKQFRNKFCQFDNGNATQLVVEKMLNHKKAI, from the coding sequence GTGAAAGATTGGAAAGTAAAGAATAGAAATATAACCAGAGCAATAGAAAGACTAGAGTGGAATGAGCATACATTGGTGATTGAAGGATATGCTTATCTGAATGACTCCAACATGGACAGGAAGGATACTATTGAAAAGTATGCTTTTCTTATCAACACTCATACTGGAGAAAAAACAAGTTCTATTAGTCTAAAGAGTATAAAACGTACCGATATTTCCTTTGTATATGGAGAAGAAGGAGATTTTGATTGGTCTGGGTATTCAATATCAATTGATTTTGATGAATTTCAAAAATTAGATTTCCTAGAGGGCTCATATGCTGTAGGAATAGAGTATAGAAAAAACGGAAAAATAATTGAGAAATTTTTAGTTGGAAGCCCAATTGTTGATTCATTGTCTTTTATCCCACGTCAATTCATGAATCGATCTGTCATAAACGCGGATGTCAATGAAGAGTCAGACTTTATTATTGCAATTTTACCTATTCGCGCAGCTATCGAAGATGTAAATTACCTAGCAGGAGATATTCAATTGACCGGTTGGATATCTGGAACAAATAGATATGAAGAGGTCATTCTCCAAAATGACCATACTGAATACATGCTGCCAATCGAGATTAATGAGAATTCTGAAGCTGAGTTCAGTAAGCTTCGCCTATCCATTAGCCCAGATATGCTAGATAAACTTAACGCCAGCAATGAACTGTCTTGTTACTTAAGTGGTCCAGATGGAAAAGTACCATTATTCTATGATAAAGACAGCTTTTTTATAGAGGAAATTAATGGCGCAGAAATAGTAATTATGAACAAAGAAAACGGCGGACTTACAATTGGTCAGTCGAACATACATGTCCCTGTACTATCAGAGATAAGCTGGCGTGAAACGCAGGCAGACATAGGTGTTCGTTACCCATCTTCCGAAGTGAAGAAAGTATCTTCCCTAGTCTTAAAGCATCACTCCTCTAATAAAATGCTAGAATTTGATGTATTTGCTCAGGAAGCAAGTGGAGATTTCTCATTAATACATGCTGTTATTGATTTGCAGAATCAAAAGAATCAGGTTCCTTTAAATATCGGAGAATGGTCAATCTACTTGAAAATTCATTCCAACCTAGACGATTTTGTATTAACACCTTTACTTTATGGGCTAAACAAGCCTGGCACAACTGAAAGCAGCTATTTAAAGTTTGCTATAAGAAAGAACCCAAATGGAACAAGCAAGCTTACAGTTAGTCATTCTACTATTAGACGATTAAACCCTAAAATCAGTGTGATTTTACCTGTCTATAATGTCGAAGAATATCTAGAAGAATGCTTGGAATCCTTAGTAGCTCAATCAATGAAGGACTTTGAAGTAATTATGGTTGATGATGGTTCTTTAGATGGCAGCCGAGATATTATGGCTGAATATAGTAACACTTATCATAACTTCATAGCTATTTACAAAGAAAATGGCGGATTAGGGCATGCCAGAAATTATGGTGTTTCTTATGCGTCAGGGGATTATATTATTTTCATGGACTCTGATGATTATATAGCAGATAAAGCTTATGAATTATTGCTTAATTCCGCTGAAAATTCTGGTTCAGATATAGTCATTGGTAATGTCAGACGTTTTAATTCTACAAGAGAATTTGCATCCGGCTTACACAGAAAGGTATTTAAAGAAACAATCATCGGGACTCACATTACTAAAAATCAAGAATTAATGTACGATACAACAGCATGGAATAAGCTTTACAAGAAAAGCTTCTGGGATGAGCATCAATTTGCTTTTCCAGAAGGAATTCTATACGAAGATATTCCTGTGACAATCCCTGCCCATTTCTTATCAAAGTCTACAGATATATTGTCAGAGGTTATATATTACTGGAGAGCCAGGGACGGTGCGAGCAAATCAATTACCCAGCAACGTGATCAGCTAAAAAACTTTACAGACCGCTTAGCTGTTGTGAAAATGGTGGACAGTTTCTTCAAGGGGCAAGAAATTGACAAAGAGTTAAAAATAGAAAAGGATTATAAGGTTTTAAATGTTGATATCCTGCTTTATTTAAATTCACTCGATGAAGTTGATGAGGAATATAAACAAATATTTATTCAGTCAGTCTCTGATTATCTAGGGAAGGTCGACCCTACAGCGTTAGAACGGTTAAATGCAATCGACCGCTTGAAGTACCACTTAATTAAAGAAAAGAATCTCGAACAGCTACTAGAAGTTCTCCGTTTCCAAAAGGAGGAACTACGTAAAACAAAAATATTCAGGGATCGAGACCGATATTATGGGAATTATCCATTTATGGAAAAACTCCCTAAAAGCATTTTCGATGTAACTGATGAACTTCAAGTACAAAGACAGATTGACCAATTACGCTGGAGACACAATAAGCTAATTATTTCTGGGTATGCTTATATTGATAAGATAGATATGAAACGGAAATCTTCTGTTGAGATGGACGCATACATTCATAATCCTGAGTCAGGTAAAAAGGTTGCTCTGAAGATAGAAAATATTAAAAGGCCTGATGTTACACATAAGAAGGGCATTGATATTAATTCAGCAATCCCATTAAAACGGCTATATAATTACCATTGGTCTGGATTCAATATTACGATTGATTTTGATAATCCTGAAATTGCTGATTTTGGCGAAGGTAGACAGGAAGTCTGGTTAACTTTGAAGGTAGGCACAATCTCTCGTACATTCAGAGTTGGCGGTCCAATTGCTGGCAAAAAGCCGAGACCGGGCATGGGAGTGACAAGCGCACAGAGAATATTCCCGAAATATAATGCCGCTTGGGACCTCGTAATCGAAACAAGCGATGTGTTCTCCATCATTAATACAATTACACAAAGCACTAATAAGCTTCTTATAAATGGGTGGACTGAGCTTCCAGTTGAAGAATCAAAGGTTGTAATGATTGATTGGGCTAGAAATATAAGTAAATCTTATCCGATTCATCCCATGGCAATTAAAGCTGAAGAGGAAAAACAAATCTTTACTAATAGGATGAAGAATGGATTTAGTGCGGAAATTTCATTAAAAGATTTGAACCTTCATAATTCATCCAAAGATTGGTCAGCTTATATGTTCCACGGCAGGAAACGCTACCCGCTGACATTAATGTCAAAAGCGAAAAATATGCCGACATTGATTGTTGGCTCATCAGAAACTCAAATCAACATGAATCCTGCGGGCAATATGAATATAAAGTTTAAAAAAGTCGCTCCTTATGTAAAATCATGTTTATTTGACAATGGAAGATTATTGCTGGAAATCCGGATGCACAAGAGTATGATGAATGAGTTTGATAAGATCAATCAGCAAACTGTTTATCTAGTATCAAGAGGCAGCGGCACAAAACATAATCTGTCTATCTTAAACCAAGAGTCTGATGGGGAATATCACGTTATCAGCTGTGAACTTGATATACTAAGCGGAGGAGTCGCTATCTTAGAACCTGGCAGATGGGATTTATTTATAACCCTAGATGGCAAAAAAGGGGACGCCCAAAAAATTTCAAGAAACAGGGTGGAGGTAAGGAAATCCTTATCATCGCTAAATAAGAGCAAGGTAATCTCTGGATTGAGTATAACTCCTTATATAACTGATAAGGGGAATTTCAGTTTTAAAGTTCTACTTCATTGGAACAAAATTGAACGTGGACCAAGAAGGCAAGAAGTTATCCAGAAAGTACTCTATCCATTATTCAGACTTCTTCCAATGTCTAAAAAGACAGTCATCTTTGAAAGTTATTGGGGAAAATCTTACAGCTGTAATCCGCGTGCCTTATATCAATATATGAGTAAAGAATACAAGGATTATCAATATGTATGGTTCTTCAAAAATGAAAACATTCATGTTGATGGGAATGCAAAAAAAGTACGCATTAACTCTATTAAATATTATTACTATTTGGCAAGAGCCAAATACTTCATCAACAATGCAAACTTCCCTGATGTATATGAAAAGAGACGTGGAGCAGTTGAAGTCCAAACTTTGCATGGGACTCCATTAAAAACTATGGGCTTAGATGTTCCAGGGGAAACGGATACGAAGGAAAAATTAGAGAAATTCTTAAATAGATGCAACCGCTGGGATTATCTAGTTTCTCCAAGCAGCTACGTATCAGATATTTCTAAGAGGGCGTTTAAATTTGATCGTCAATTACTCGAATTTGGTTTCCCACGTAATGATATGTTAAAACGGAATTGGTCTGATGAAGAAATAATGGCCATTAAGAATAAATTTCATATTCCATTAGACAAGAAAATCGTTATGTATGCCCCAACTTGGAGAGTCAAGAAAGGATTCCAGCTTGAATTGAATCTAGATAAAATGCAAGAAGCCTTAGGTGATGAATACGTTGTATTATTAAGGCTCCACTATTTTATTTCTAGTTCAATTAATGTCAATAAGTATAAAGGGTTCGTTTATGATTTATCGAGCCATAATGACATTCAGGAACTCTACCTGCTTGCTGATCTATTGATAACAGATTATTCATCTGTTATGTTTGATTACGCTAATTTAAATCGACCAATTCTTTTCTTCACATACGACTTAGAAGCTTATCGAGATAATCTTCGCGGATTATATATCGATTTTGAAGAAGAAGCTCCAGGACCGCTTTTAA
- a CDS encoding ABC transporter permease, which yields MKESFKILREQVSSLPLIFRLAIYDMKSQYQIHYLGILWQWLNPLIQVFAYWFVFGMGLKQGANVEGGYPFIIWMLAGIIPWFFISPTLLEGASSIYKRINLVAKMNFPVSALPTVAIVSNLFTYFIMIIIYIIVLLLNGYYPTLYWLQYFYYLFCMVAFMFSLSLFNSTISIIVRDYQQMLQAITRLLFFLTPIFWTMDHLEGPIGTLVKLNPFYYIIDGFRNTFLYDTWFFNDVKYGLYFWLLTLLLLTIGSMMHMKFRDRFVDFL from the coding sequence ATGAAGGAAAGCTTCAAGATTCTTCGAGAGCAAGTGAGTTCATTGCCTTTGATCTTTCGTTTGGCGATTTATGATATGAAATCGCAATACCAGATTCATTATTTGGGGATTCTGTGGCAATGGCTGAATCCTCTGATTCAAGTGTTTGCGTATTGGTTTGTATTCGGTATGGGGTTAAAGCAGGGAGCAAATGTTGAAGGCGGATATCCATTCATTATCTGGATGCTGGCGGGTATTATCCCCTGGTTCTTTATCAGCCCGACCTTGCTTGAGGGAGCAAGCAGTATCTACAAGCGGATTAATCTTGTTGCAAAGATGAACTTCCCTGTCAGTGCCTTGCCTACCGTAGCGATTGTTTCAAATTTATTTACCTATTTCATCATGATAATCATTTATATTATCGTTCTTCTCTTAAATGGTTATTACCCAACCCTTTATTGGCTACAGTATTTCTATTATCTATTCTGTATGGTGGCATTCATGTTCTCGCTTAGCTTATTTAATTCGACCATCAGCATTATCGTTCGCGATTATCAGCAAATGCTTCAAGCCATTACACGACTATTGTTCTTCCTGACGCCTATCTTTTGGACTATGGATCACTTGGAAGGACCTATTGGCACGTTGGTTAAGCTTAATCCTTTCTATTATATTATTGATGGCTTCCGCAATACATTTCTTTATGACACATGGTTCTTTAACGATGTGAAATACGGTTTGTATTTTTGGCTGCTAACCTTATTGCTGTTGACGATTGGATCCATGATGCATATGAAATTTAGAGATCGCTTTGTTGATTTTCTATAA
- a CDS encoding DUF6270 domain-containing protein, which translates to MTVKIATLGCCATRDNFNSQIVAKYKDYYSIITHQNQMSMISLAAEPISFNRSLIDKISPFDQQHFETELSKSFLDSMVINQPDYLILDFYGDVYYGAREIENSYITNKRWLFSKTSLYKDLQEGNNLSIFNDPDSYLNLWKEGIRFLFDFLENYVPGCRVILNCARFTDKYIDSESGEQKLVSKTEGQHSIDIALYNKWWDVLDKYVIDHYKVRYIDFSNKTYFADQKHLWGLFYLHFENQFYQDFTHQLVSIIMADLKEQNDALKSQNSKIQQAAGERNLVYNASFRRGSHHWSYWHKDFDILLSKNVQDSPVLTISKENESKDLYRQLWSNAIEINADGVKEFTLSFDIKTDNASAIDSHGFIFSIRTFNKPDEHSQSAAKWFKNIRITDIKGIQDGEWTSYSITIKPFTGKYMKVGPYLMRNGTVYWRNISLKVGKITANSLSCPKVF; encoded by the coding sequence ATGACTGTTAAGATTGCTACACTAGGATGCTGCGCAACGAGGGATAACTTTAATTCTCAAATAGTAGCAAAATATAAAGATTATTATTCAATTATTACTCATCAGAATCAAATGTCTATGATATCCCTTGCTGCTGAACCGATTTCGTTCAATCGCTCTTTAATTGACAAGATAAGCCCATTTGATCAGCAGCACTTTGAGACAGAACTTAGTAAGAGCTTTCTCGATTCAATGGTAATCAATCAACCTGATTATCTTATCCTTGATTTTTACGGGGATGTCTATTATGGAGCAAGGGAAATAGAAAATAGTTATATCACTAATAAACGATGGCTATTTTCAAAAACCTCTTTATATAAAGATTTGCAGGAAGGGAATAACCTCTCTATCTTTAATGATCCAGATAGCTATCTTAATCTTTGGAAAGAAGGTATCAGATTCCTTTTTGATTTTTTGGAAAATTACGTTCCGGGTTGTAGAGTAATTCTAAATTGTGCTCGTTTTACAGACAAATATATAGATTCTGAATCTGGGGAACAAAAATTAGTCTCAAAAACTGAGGGTCAACATTCCATTGATATAGCCCTTTATAATAAGTGGTGGGATGTACTTGATAAGTATGTGATTGATCATTATAAGGTCAGATACATTGATTTTAGCAATAAAACATATTTTGCAGATCAAAAGCATTTATGGGGTTTATTTTATCTTCATTTCGAGAATCAATTTTATCAAGATTTTACACATCAATTAGTGTCCATAATTATGGCTGACTTAAAAGAGCAAAATGATGCACTAAAATCACAGAACTCAAAAATACAACAAGCAGCTGGAGAAAGAAACTTAGTATACAATGCTAGCTTCCGGAGAGGTAGTCACCATTGGTCCTATTGGCATAAAGATTTTGATATCCTATTGTCCAAGAATGTTCAAGATTCGCCTGTTCTAACCATTTCGAAGGAGAATGAGTCTAAAGATTTATATAGGCAGTTATGGTCAAATGCTATTGAAATTAATGCGGATGGTGTAAAAGAATTCACACTATCATTTGATATCAAGACAGACAATGCATCTGCTATTGACAGTCATGGTTTTATATTTTCTATAAGAACATTCAACAAGCCTGACGAGCATTCCCAATCAGCCGCAAAATGGTTCAAAAACATCCGAATAACTGATATAAAAGGGATTCAGGATGGGGAATGGACAAGCTATTCAATCACGATAAAACCATTTACTGGAAAGTATATGAAGGTTGGTCCATATTTAATGAGGAACGGAACCGTATATTGGAGAAATATTTCGTTAAAAGTTGGAAAAATCACAGCTAATTCTTTGAGCTGCCCAAAAGTTTTTTAA
- the galU gene encoding UTP--glucose-1-phosphate uridylyltransferase GalU: MKKVRKAIIPAAGLGTRFLPATKSVPKEMLPIIDKPTIQYIIEEAVAAGIEDIIIITGKGKRAIEDHFDRALELEQNLLEKGKFDILEKVQYSSDLANIHYVRQKEARGLGHAVWCARNFIGDEPFAVLLGDDIVQSDTPCIKQLINQYEETGSSVIGVQQVPENETHRYGIIDPSMQEGRRYQVANFVEKPAQGTAPSNLAIMGRYLLTPEIFEILENQETGAGGEIQLTDAIQTLNQSQEVYAYDFEGQRHDVGEKIGFVKTTIDFALQHEDLRDEVLEIMEQYVKSYTELKVK, from the coding sequence GTGAAAAAGGTTAGAAAAGCAATTATTCCAGCAGCTGGATTAGGGACACGGTTCCTGCCTGCAACGAAATCTGTACCGAAAGAAATGCTTCCAATCATCGATAAGCCGACCATTCAATACATTATTGAAGAAGCTGTCGCAGCTGGAATCGAGGATATCATCATTATTACCGGTAAGGGTAAGCGTGCGATTGAGGATCACTTCGACCGTGCTTTAGAGCTTGAGCAAAACCTCCTTGAGAAAGGAAAATTTGATATTCTCGAAAAGGTTCAATACTCATCCGATCTCGCGAATATCCACTATGTTAGACAAAAGGAAGCACGCGGGCTTGGTCATGCCGTTTGGTGCGCACGTAATTTCATTGGTGATGAGCCATTTGCCGTTCTTCTTGGCGATGATATCGTACAAAGTGATACACCGTGCATCAAGCAACTGATCAATCAGTATGAAGAGACGGGTTCATCCGTGATTGGCGTGCAACAAGTACCTGAAAACGAGACGCATCGCTATGGGATTATTGATCCGAGCATGCAGGAAGGCAGACGCTACCAGGTTGCGAACTTTGTTGAGAAGCCAGCGCAAGGCACGGCGCCATCCAATTTGGCGATCATGGGTCGTTATCTGCTAACTCCGGAGATTTTTGAGATTCTGGAGAACCAAGAAACAGGTGCAGGTGGAGAAATCCAGCTGACTGATGCCATCCAAACCTTGAATCAATCTCAAGAAGTCTATGCTTATGATTTCGAGGGACAGCGACATGATGTCGGAGAAAAAATCGGTTTCGTCAAAACTACGATTGACTTTGCGCTTCAGCACGAGGACCTTCGTGATGAAGTCTTGGAAATTATGGAGCAATACGTGAAGAGTTATACAGAATTGAAAGTGAAATAA
- the tagU gene encoding polyisoprenyl-teichoic acid--peptidoglycan teichoic acid transferase TagU has product MRAEKKKTKKKRTWVKVTLITLGILLLAAGVYTFMVYNSFNDAVSNMHEETNREVSSKRTEKVSLKKKTPFSVLLLGVDAKSGNSGRSDTMIVLTVNPILESIKMVSIPRDTRTEIVGRGTMDKINHAFAFGGAEMAIDTVENFLDIPIDYYVKVNMEGFADIVDAVGGVTVVNDLDFSYDGFHFAKGTIELSGKEALAYSRMRKQDPQGDFGRQKRQRQIIQAVIKEGASLSTLRNYDDIFDALGENVKTDISFSQMVSIQQNYKEAAKSLEQIQVEGSGTRIDGIYYYAVSDEYRSELQNTLKKHLQIAE; this is encoded by the coding sequence ATGAGAGCAGAAAAGAAAAAAACAAAGAAGAAACGCACCTGGGTGAAGGTAACCCTTATTACCTTAGGCATATTACTACTTGCCGCTGGCGTCTATACGTTTATGGTTTATAACTCCTTTAACGATGCAGTAAGCAATATGCATGAGGAGACAAATCGAGAAGTTTCCAGTAAACGGACCGAGAAAGTAAGCCTAAAGAAGAAAACACCTTTTTCCGTCCTCCTGCTAGGAGTTGATGCAAAAAGCGGTAATTCAGGTCGTTCCGATACAATGATTGTATTGACGGTCAACCCAATTCTGGAATCCATTAAAATGGTCAGTATACCAAGGGACACGAGAACTGAAATCGTAGGACGAGGTACAATGGACAAAATCAATCACGCCTTTGCATTTGGCGGTGCAGAAATGGCCATTGACACCGTCGAAAACTTTCTAGACATCCCGATTGATTACTATGTAAAGGTAAATATGGAAGGATTTGCGGATATTGTCGATGCAGTTGGCGGCGTAACAGTTGTGAACGATTTAGACTTCTCCTATGACGGATTCCACTTCGCGAAGGGAACGATTGAGCTCAGCGGAAAAGAGGCTTTAGCCTATTCTCGAATGAGGAAGCAAGACCCACAGGGTGACTTCGGTCGTCAGAAACGCCAACGACAAATTATTCAGGCTGTCATTAAAGAGGGAGCGAGCCTATCCACACTCAGAAATTATGACGATATCTTTGATGCATTAGGTGAGAATGTCAAAACAGACATCAGCTTCTCACAAATGGTTTCCATTCAACAGAATTATAAAGAAGCTGCCAAGTCATTGGAGCAAATCCAGGTAGAAGGCAGCGGTACGAGGATTGATGGAATCTATTATTATGCAGTATCGGATGAGTATAGATCTGAGTTGCAGAATACTCTTAAGAAGCATTTGCAGATTGCGGAATAA
- a CDS encoding ABC transporter ATP-binding protein — translation MSSKVSFKNVSKKYYLTKTKADKLKSMISSRFDKGGFYAVRNVSFEVNEGETIGFVGINGSGKSTLSNLLAKIIPPTKGTIKMNGQPSLIAIAAGLNNALTGKDNIYLKCLMMGLSTKEIDELYDSIVEFADIGDFIDQPVKSYSSGMKSRLGFAISVHIEPDILIIDEALSVGDQTFYQKCVNKITDFKRQGKTIFFVSHSIGQIEKICDRVIWMHYGELKMFDETKVVVKEYKEFINWYNGLSKSEKEEYNAKNKEKRKQPLAIGQSNSQQGIKRSQKQRKKNKKKKNYSFMPIVIMFLLMVGVAGTMFSEKPLRTIASFGLIGSTSVSQSDKSAEDSISEAVEVNEDGYIISDGATFYSDEELTEAAGLLPFGIPITITEKNDSYVFIQSGGVSGYMKLNDIQAAGRKVEPAELTIEELSGYISSNAANSYEFLLSFLGSDKARMQEVMNGIEEIEADGKRMMHLPYENVYYILDEQDVAKGIIFNQFGSIDMENLSLDDNEVIQSEDQSQYAFYTDEAMISINNDAGQLTYLRIE, via the coding sequence ATGAGTAGTAAGGTATCATTTAAAAATGTATCAAAGAAATATTATTTAACGAAGACGAAAGCCGATAAATTGAAGAGCATGATTTCTTCCCGCTTTGACAAGGGTGGGTTCTATGCGGTCCGCAATGTATCTTTCGAGGTGAATGAAGGGGAGACCATTGGCTTTGTCGGTATCAATGGCTCTGGAAAATCGACATTGTCTAATTTACTGGCAAAGATCATTCCACCGACAAAGGGTACAATCAAGATGAATGGCCAACCGTCCTTGATTGCAATTGCAGCTGGTTTGAATAACGCCCTTACAGGGAAAGACAATATATATTTAAAGTGTTTAATGATGGGTCTTTCAACCAAAGAGATTGATGAGCTTTATGATTCAATCGTTGAGTTTGCCGATATTGGAGATTTTATCGACCAGCCGGTCAAAAGCTATTCCAGCGGAATGAAATCCCGTCTAGGCTTTGCCATCTCTGTCCATATTGAACCGGATATTTTGATTATTGATGAAGCTTTATCTGTCGGTGATCAAACCTTCTACCAAAAATGTGTAAACAAGATTACCGATTTCAAGAGACAGGGGAAAACAATTTTCTTTGTGAGTCATTCTATCGGTCAAATAGAAAAAATCTGTGATCGCGTCATTTGGATGCATTACGGTGAGTTAAAGATGTTTGATGAAACAAAGGTTGTCGTAAAGGAATATAAGGAATTTATTAACTGGTATAATGGCCTTTCTAAGAGTGAAAAAGAAGAGTATAACGCAAAGAATAAAGAAAAACGAAAACAGCCCCTTGCAATTGGTCAATCAAATAGTCAGCAAGGTATTAAGAGAAGTCAGAAACAGCGGAAAAAGAATAAAAAGAAGAAGAACTACTCTTTCATGCCAATCGTTATCATGTTTCTGCTAATGGTTGGAGTGGCTGGGACCATGTTCAGTGAGAAGCCTCTTCGTACAATTGCTTCATTTGGTCTTATTGGCAGTACTTCCGTTTCACAATCTGACAAAAGCGCTGAAGATTCCATATCTGAAGCTGTAGAGGTTAATGAAGATGGCTATATTATTAGTGATGGAGCAACGTTCTATTCTGATGAGGAGTTAACGGAAGCAGCAGGCTTACTTCCTTTTGGCATACCTATTACAATTACAGAGAAGAATGACAGCTATGTCTTCATTCAATCTGGTGGTGTATCAGGTTACATGAAGCTAAATGATATACAAGCAGCTGGCCGAAAGGTTGAACCAGCAGAGCTTACAATTGAGGAATTAAGCGGATATATCTCATCGAATGCTGCGAATTCATATGAGTTCCTTTTGTCTTTCCTTGGCTCGGATAAAGCCAGGATGCAAGAAGTAATGAATGGAATAGAAGAAATCGAGGCTGATGGGAAGAGAATGATGCATCTACCTTACGAGAATGTATATTATATCCTTGATGAACAAGATGTAGCTAAGGGAATTATTTTTAATCAATTTGGTTCTATTGACATGGAGAATTTGTCATTAGATGATAATGAAGTTATTCAGTCAGAAGACCAGTCCCAATATGCCTTTTATACAGATGAGGCGATGATCTCAATCAATAATGATGCAGGACAATTAACGTATTTGCGGATTGAATAG